One window of the Carnobacterium maltaromaticum DSM 20342 genome contains the following:
- a CDS encoding VOC family protein: protein MLHHIDIYVKDLEKQSNFWSWFLGELGYQEFQKWETGISWKKADFYYVLSIGDQELIQAPYQKGGIGLNHIAFGTEKRATVDRLKEEIQAHGGKVLYAEDYPYAGGPDHYALYFNDPEGMKMELVAME, encoded by the coding sequence ATGCTACATCATATTGATATTTATGTGAAAGATTTAGAAAAACAATCTAATTTTTGGAGTTGGTTTTTAGGAGAATTAGGTTACCAAGAATTTCAAAAATGGGAAACAGGAATTAGTTGGAAAAAAGCTGATTTTTATTATGTACTCTCAATTGGAGATCAAGAATTGATTCAAGCTCCTTATCAAAAAGGGGGAATTGGTCTAAATCATATTGCTTTTGGAACAGAAAAACGAGCAACAGTTGATCGCTTGAAAGAGGAAATTCAGGCACATGGTGGCAAAGTTTTATATGCAGAGGACTATCCATATGCAGGTGGTCCAGACCATTATGCTCTTTATTTTAATGATCCAGAAGGCATGAAAATGGAGTTGGTTGCTATGGAATAA
- a CDS encoding YhgE/Pip domain-containing protein: protein MEMMKNEWKKLVNNKILLISFIVILFIPILYAAFFLKSVWDPYGKTGELPVAVVNMDKSVDYEGKTLDVGDQLVENLKKNELLDWQFVSKKQAEQGMKDKKYYMVVTLPENFSKNASTLLDKNPKKMNITYETNGSLNYIGEVIGETAAKQLQSEVSANVTKAYAESIFAQIEKVGDGFTQAADGSKKLQEGSTKLNDGNKTITENLQKLATSTITFSDGANKLEVGLDQYTDGVTQLNDGATKLNDGIGQLASNVGPLQAGVGQLSDGSQTLANGVGAYTTGVSQLMDGSNQLVDKNGKLNVGINDLSKNIALAQQTFENELLPGVQQMSDGITASPEDLNKLSVGLTTIGENINQLAAAVNDSSKSDAVTSAITADMQAIQSNLETNGAELQKLAGNANENPEKTLNALKSTEAYDQILEPQRKEIETALENELNKQKDEELASIASIGNNTTKIGASLQDIQTQLGNLAQLSAALKTGVNALNDGTKEPLVQASKAAQGLGTIKAKIDAPEKGLLAGVTQLNSGLKRLSDGSTTLNTGIQQYTAGVDRLQSGAKQLTANSGALNAGANALNGGIGQISGKLPELISGVTQLNDGSSQLAAGTGKLTENSPQLKDGIGQLASGATQIQSGSGQLADGSKTLGDGLGTLNSGTKELSTKLGDGAKEVNGIKATDKTFDMLASPDKLTHKEFSHVDNYGAALAPYVMSLALYVGSLVFNFIFPIRKISMEGQSSRAWWLSKFSIGTVVAIAMAVIEVGIMLVLGLNVQSVGQMFTMAIVTSLAYMFIIMFLAMTFDNPGRFVAMVLLIVQLGGAGGTFPMPLTNGFFNAIHPFLPMSHSIYGFREAISGGLGQGTFNQSVFILVAIFVVFSGLLMVSMNWLQKRHLDDVSQLDNNQKLQAVEE, encoded by the coding sequence ATGGAAATGATGAAAAATGAATGGAAAAAATTAGTCAATAATAAGATTTTATTAATCTCATTTATTGTAATCCTATTTATTCCAATCCTATACGCAGCGTTCTTCTTAAAATCAGTGTGGGATCCATATGGTAAAACCGGCGAGTTGCCAGTTGCAGTTGTCAATATGGATAAATCAGTTGATTATGAAGGCAAAACATTAGATGTTGGGGATCAGTTGGTCGAGAATTTGAAAAAAAATGAACTCTTAGACTGGCAATTCGTCTCTAAAAAACAAGCAGAACAAGGAATGAAAGATAAAAAATATTATATGGTTGTGACATTGCCAGAGAACTTTTCTAAAAATGCTTCAACACTTTTAGATAAAAATCCTAAAAAAATGAATATTACCTATGAAACAAATGGTTCATTAAATTATATTGGTGAGGTTATTGGTGAAACAGCCGCGAAGCAATTACAAAGTGAAGTTTCTGCGAATGTAACCAAAGCTTATGCAGAATCCATTTTTGCTCAAATTGAAAAAGTCGGTGATGGCTTTACACAAGCAGCAGACGGTTCAAAAAAATTGCAAGAGGGTTCTACAAAATTAAACGATGGAAATAAAACCATCACTGAAAACTTACAAAAATTAGCGACAAGTACCATTACATTTAGTGACGGAGCTAATAAATTAGAAGTTGGTTTAGATCAATATACAGATGGTGTAACACAATTGAATGATGGCGCAACGAAATTAAATGACGGTATTGGTCAATTAGCTTCAAATGTTGGTCCATTACAAGCCGGTGTTGGTCAATTAAGCGATGGTTCACAAACATTAGCAAATGGCGTTGGTGCTTATACTACCGGTGTTTCACAATTAATGGATGGTAGTAATCAACTTGTTGATAAAAATGGTAAGTTAAATGTAGGAATAAATGATTTAAGTAAAAATATTGCTTTAGCTCAACAAACTTTTGAAAATGAGTTATTACCTGGTGTTCAACAAATGAGTGATGGTATAACAGCTTCACCAGAAGACTTAAATAAATTATCTGTTGGTCTAACAACAATAGGTGAGAATATAAATCAGTTAGCTGCAGCAGTCAATGATTCAAGCAAATCAGATGCAGTTACTTCGGCAATTACTGCTGATATGCAAGCTATTCAAAGTAACCTTGAAACAAATGGAGCAGAATTACAAAAACTAGCTGGAAATGCAAATGAAAATCCAGAAAAAACTCTTAATGCATTAAAGTCAACAGAAGCTTATGATCAAATACTTGAGCCTCAGAGAAAAGAAATAGAAACAGCTTTGGAAAATGAATTAAATAAGCAAAAAGATGAGGAATTAGCTTCTATAGCAAGTATAGGGAATAATACTACTAAAATTGGTGCAAGTTTGCAAGATATCCAAACTCAATTAGGTAATTTAGCACAATTGTCCGCTGCTTTAAAAACAGGAGTAAATGCTTTAAATGATGGAACTAAAGAACCTTTAGTTCAAGCTTCTAAAGCTGCTCAAGGTCTTGGAACAATCAAAGCGAAAATTGATGCACCTGAAAAAGGCTTATTAGCAGGAGTAACTCAATTGAATTCTGGTTTAAAACGTTTATCTGATGGTAGTACGACATTAAACACAGGTATTCAACAATATACAGCTGGTGTTGATCGATTACAATCAGGAGCTAAACAGTTAACGGCTAATTCAGGTGCCTTAAATGCAGGTGCTAACGCCTTAAATGGTGGGATTGGTCAAATTTCAGGGAAATTACCAGAATTAATCAGTGGTGTGACACAATTAAATGATGGCTCTAGTCAATTAGCAGCTGGAACAGGTAAATTAACCGAAAATTCTCCTCAATTAAAGGATGGAATCGGTCAATTAGCTAGTGGAGCAACACAAATTCAATCTGGTTCAGGTCAGTTAGCAGATGGTTCTAAAACATTAGGCGATGGACTTGGAACGTTGAATTCAGGAACCAAAGAATTAAGTACGAAATTAGGCGATGGTGCTAAAGAAGTTAATGGCATTAAAGCAACAGATAAAACTTTTGATATGTTAGCAAGTCCAGATAAATTAACTCATAAAGAATTTAGTCATGTGGACAACTATGGCGCTGCGCTAGCTCCTTATGTTATGTCACTAGCTTTATATGTTGGTTCACTTGTCTTCAACTTTATTTTCCCAATTCGCAAAATTTCAATGGAAGGTCAATCAAGCCGTGCTTGGTGGTTAAGTAAATTTTCAATTGGTACTGTTGTAGCAATCGCTATGGCCGTAATTGAAGTTGGAATTATGTTAGTACTAGGTTTAAATGTTCAATCTGTTGGACAAATGTTTACAATGGCAATCGTGACTTCACTAGCCTATATGTTTATCATTATGTTCTTAGCAATGACGTTTGATAATCCAGGTCGATTTGTGGCAATGGTACTTCTAATTGTTCAATTAGGTGGTGCTGGTGGAACATTCCCAATGCCATTAACAAATGGATTCTTCAATGCAATTCACCCATTCTTACCAATGTCTCACTCAATCTATGGATTCAGAGAAGCTATTTCTGGTGGATTAGGTCAAGGAACATTTAATCAAAGTGTCTTCATCTTAGTGGCAATTTTTGTAGTCTTTAGTGGTTTATTAATGGTATCAATGAACTGGTTACAAAAAAGACATTTAGATGATGTTTCACAATTAGATAATAATCAAAAATTACAAGCAGTCGAAGAGTAA
- a CDS encoding heavy metal translocating P-type ATPase, whose product MKNEKKLFLTFGIALLALILQFILKQDLYAQILITVSGIFVSSTMFVGMVKTIRSGNYGVDILAITAIIATLAVGEYWASLIILIMLTGGDALEDYAAKKARSELKALLDNSPQIAHKSEGNKLTDIKVEDVNINDILVVKPGEVVPVDGSILAGQSLFDEASLTGESKPVNKEVGDKLMSGTINGDGSITMTVEKLAKDSQFQNIIRLVKESEEQPAHFVRLADRYAVPFTIIAYLIAGFAWYVSKDPKRFAEVLVVASPCPLILAAPIAMVSGMSRSSRNGIIIKTGTIIEKLASAKSIAFDKTGTLTNGILAVDTIHSTATFSKEELAILAASVEQQSSHILAKSLVAHVGTEHLLPVTASKETIGNGIQGEVNGKIVKVGKYAFVAPNKEILPLNQTALFIAIDNNYVGYITFTDTVRPEAKQTISQLKKQGLEHVMMVTGDNNDIASTIANQVGIVDIKSDCLPEDKINVLKNSAEDARPVIMVGDGVNDAPSLAVADIGIAMGAHGSTAASESADVVILTDDLSKVSTSIQISKDTMRIAKQSVLIGIIICILLMLIASTGVIPALLGAALQEVVDVVSIFSSLRARKSKEVIHLK is encoded by the coding sequence ATGAAAAATGAAAAGAAATTATTTTTAACCTTTGGGATTGCCTTATTGGCCCTAATTTTACAATTTATTTTAAAGCAAGATTTATATGCACAAATTTTAATCACAGTCTCAGGAATTTTTGTTTCAAGCACTATGTTTGTTGGAATGGTCAAGACGATCCGTTCCGGAAATTACGGCGTTGATATCTTAGCCATTACAGCCATTATTGCCACATTAGCCGTCGGAGAGTATTGGGCTAGCTTGATTATACTGATTATGTTAACCGGTGGCGATGCACTTGAGGATTATGCCGCAAAAAAAGCGCGTAGTGAACTTAAAGCTCTATTAGACAATTCTCCTCAAATTGCCCATAAATCAGAAGGCAATAAACTGACCGATATCAAAGTAGAGGATGTTAACATAAATGATATTTTGGTTGTTAAACCTGGTGAAGTCGTGCCAGTTGATGGATCCATTTTAGCTGGTCAATCTTTATTTGATGAAGCTTCTCTAACTGGAGAATCAAAGCCTGTTAATAAAGAAGTTGGGGATAAATTAATGTCTGGAACAATTAATGGAGATGGATCTATCACAATGACTGTTGAAAAGTTAGCTAAGGATAGTCAATTTCAAAATATTATTCGCCTAGTGAAAGAATCCGAAGAGCAACCGGCTCATTTTGTCCGTTTAGCTGACCGTTACGCTGTCCCTTTTACGATTATTGCTTATTTGATTGCTGGATTTGCTTGGTATGTGTCAAAAGATCCAAAACGCTTTGCTGAGGTACTGGTAGTCGCCTCTCCTTGTCCACTTATTTTAGCAGCCCCAATCGCGATGGTCTCAGGTATGAGCCGGTCCAGTCGCAATGGAATTATTATCAAAACAGGAACAATTATTGAAAAATTAGCCAGTGCAAAATCAATTGCTTTTGATAAAACCGGAACCTTAACCAACGGTATTTTAGCTGTTGATACCATCCATTCAACCGCTACATTTTCTAAAGAAGAGTTAGCTATTTTAGCGGCAAGTGTCGAACAACAGTCTAGTCATATCTTAGCAAAATCACTTGTAGCACATGTCGGAACGGAACACTTATTACCTGTTACAGCTAGCAAAGAAACGATTGGAAATGGCATTCAAGGTGAAGTGAACGGAAAAATAGTCAAGGTAGGAAAATACGCCTTTGTCGCTCCTAACAAAGAAATCCTACCATTAAATCAAACTGCCCTCTTTATCGCTATCGACAACAACTATGTTGGCTATATTACCTTTACAGATACAGTTAGGCCTGAAGCTAAACAAACTATTTCTCAACTAAAAAAACAAGGCTTAGAGCACGTTATGATGGTAACAGGAGATAACAACGACATTGCCTCTACGATTGCAAATCAAGTTGGAATTGTGGATATCAAATCAGATTGTTTACCAGAAGATAAAATTAATGTATTGAAAAATAGTGCTGAGGATGCTCGTCCAGTTATTATGGTAGGCGATGGAGTCAATGATGCTCCTTCCTTAGCAGTTGCCGATATTGGGATTGCAATGGGTGCTCATGGTTCAACCGCTGCTAGTGAATCGGCTGATGTCGTTATCTTAACGGATGATTTAAGCAAGGTTAGTACATCTATTCAAATTTCAAAAGACACTATGAGGATTGCCAAGCAATCTGTTTTAATCGGGATTATTATTTGTATCCTTTTGATGCTGATTGCGAGTACTGGCGTGATTCCCGCACTATTAGGTGCTGCTTTACAAGAAGTTGTTGATGTTGTTTCTATTTTTTCATCTCTAAGAGCCAGAAAAAGTAAAGAAGTCATTCACTTGAAGTAA
- a CDS encoding IS1380-like element IS1678 family transposase has protein sequence MTSLHKNQVKFNSNITISHTGGQLSSDSGLVLVKELMNTFGFSELAKQHIHIEDERAYFTHDNLSILEQFIMQLIAGYSADSAANLLRQDPVFKAVLDRKELASQSSLSRFLDRLSEENIHELQALNQELIDKARLIRNDTELIIDLDSTHSDTFGHQEQTDYNTHYQTYGYHPLVAFDGLTGDFLKAELRSGNQYTSKGVKEFLTPLLEHYNHSLPNTDILVRGDSGFATPGVYDSCESKKSHYVIRLKNNRRLGQIAEKSVLYGDNQKWEEREVQYFSTTYQAQSWSQSRRVCIRSTREAGELLFRHEFIVTNLSENVSPDTIFSLYAKRGTMENFIKEAKAGFYFDKTDSPRFLENHVRMMLSLIAYNLVNFLRTIGFEEVQKGMTIHSIRLKFLKVAGKLVQTGRRVYLKLSSYHVYQNEFYRVFARLRRASQWI, from the coding sequence ATGACTAGCTTACACAAAAACCAAGTAAAATTCAATTCAAATATCACTATTTCTCATACAGGTGGTCAATTATCGAGTGATTCGGGTCTCGTCCTAGTGAAAGAGCTGATGAACACCTTCGGTTTTTCTGAACTGGCTAAGCAACACATTCACATTGAAGACGAACGAGCATATTTTACTCATGACAACTTATCCATACTTGAGCAGTTCATTATGCAATTAATTGCTGGTTACTCAGCTGATTCTGCAGCTAATCTCCTGAGACAAGATCCTGTGTTTAAAGCTGTTTTAGATAGGAAAGAACTCGCTTCTCAATCTTCACTTTCTCGATTTTTAGATCGACTATCTGAGGAGAATATCCATGAACTTCAAGCTTTGAACCAAGAACTTATTGATAAAGCACGCCTCATCCGTAATGATACGGAATTAATCATTGATTTAGATTCGACCCATTCAGATACATTTGGTCACCAAGAACAAACGGATTATAATACCCACTACCAAACCTATGGTTATCATCCATTGGTAGCTTTTGACGGATTGACTGGTGACTTCTTAAAAGCTGAACTACGTTCAGGAAATCAATATACATCAAAAGGCGTAAAGGAGTTTCTCACACCTTTATTAGAGCACTATAATCACTCTCTACCAAACACTGACATCTTGGTTCGTGGAGACAGCGGGTTCGCTACACCTGGTGTGTATGATTCGTGTGAATCAAAAAAGAGTCATTATGTTATTCGACTGAAGAATAATCGTAGACTAGGTCAAATAGCTGAGAAATCAGTACTTTATGGCGATAATCAAAAGTGGGAAGAACGAGAAGTTCAGTACTTCTCCACCACTTATCAAGCACAATCCTGGTCACAAAGTCGTCGCGTGTGTATACGCTCAACACGTGAAGCGGGCGAACTACTCTTTCGACATGAGTTTATCGTGACGAATCTATCAGAAAATGTTTCTCCTGATACCATCTTTTCTCTCTATGCCAAACGTGGCACAATGGAGAACTTCATTAAAGAAGCGAAAGCTGGCTTTTACTTTGACAAGACAGACAGTCCTCGCTTTTTGGAGAATCATGTCCGAATGATGCTCAGCTTGATAGCTTACAACTTAGTCAACTTCTTAAGAACGATTGGCTTTGAGGAAGTCCAAAAGGGAATGACCATTCATTCTATTCGATTGAAGTTTCTGAAAGTTGCTGGGAAATTAGTCCAAACGGGTAGACGAGTCTATCTCAAATTATCTAGTTATCATGTGTATCAGAATGAATTCTACAGGGTCTTTGCTCGCCTGAGGCGAGCCAGTCAATGGATCTAA
- a CDS encoding universal stress protein, translating into MVLIKSMNYSGVEVVILEGFIATKILDYEKEHAVDLIVIGHHNRIGFDRLVVGSVSKKVIHDAICPVVVVK; encoded by the coding sequence ATGGTTTTAATTAAAAGTATGAATTATTCAGGTGTAGAAGTTGTTATTTTAGAAGGTTTTATCGCAACAAAAATTTTAGATTATGAAAAAGAGCACGCTGTTGACTTAATTGTTATTGGTCATCACAATCGAATAGGTTTCGATCGATTGGTTGTTGGTAGTGTTTCAAAAAAAGTAATTCATGATGCTATTTGCCCTGTAGTTGTTGTTAAATAA
- a CDS encoding SPFH domain-containing protein, protein MKEKKTLAINGYIGIIILILMALLGVWLFISGTGSLGGSVSVPLLVSGGVLLILSGIFASTVTIVAPNQAKIIVLFGRYLGTIRNNGMFITVPFTNKLHISLRVRNFNSSKLKVNDVDGNPIEIAAVVVFRVIDTAKAAFDVDFYEDFIEIQSETAIRHVATKYPYDSFQDTDVTLRGNSAEVSQELTEELQRRLEVAGVEIIEARLTHLAYSTEIASAMLQRQQAKAILSARQIIVEGAVGMTQLAIAQLEEEGVLKLDDERRLQLVNNLLVSIITDKGTQPVINTGDVS, encoded by the coding sequence ATGAAAGAGAAAAAAACGTTGGCTATTAATGGCTATATTGGCATTATTATTTTAATTCTTATGGCCCTATTGGGAGTTTGGTTGTTTATTTCAGGAACCGGATCACTTGGTGGCTCAGTAAGTGTGCCTTTGTTAGTTTCTGGAGGAGTATTGTTAATTTTATCAGGTATTTTTGCTAGTACCGTTACAATTGTTGCCCCAAATCAAGCCAAAATTATTGTTTTATTTGGTCGTTATTTAGGAACGATTCGCAACAATGGTATGTTTATCACCGTTCCATTTACAAATAAATTGCATATTTCTTTACGCGTGCGTAATTTTAATAGTTCAAAACTAAAAGTTAATGATGTGGATGGCAATCCGATTGAAATCGCTGCTGTAGTCGTTTTTCGCGTGATTGATACAGCGAAAGCTGCTTTTGACGTTGATTTTTATGAAGACTTTATTGAAATCCAAAGTGAAACAGCGATTCGACATGTTGCCACTAAATACCCCTATGACTCTTTTCAAGATACCGATGTAACTTTACGTGGGAATTCAGCTGAAGTCTCACAGGAGTTGACAGAAGAGCTACAACGTCGCTTGGAGGTTGCTGGTGTTGAAATCATTGAGGCTCGCTTAACCCATTTGGCTTATTCAACTGAAATTGCCAGTGCGATGTTGCAACGTCAACAAGCAAAAGCGATTTTAAGTGCTCGCCAAATTATTGTTGAAGGTGCCGTTGGTATGACTCAATTGGCCATTGCTCAATTAGAAGAAGAAGGCGTCCTGAAATTAGATGACGAACGCCGCTTGCAATTGGTGAATAATTTATTAGTATCGATTATTACCGATAAAGGTACTCAGCCTGTGATTAATACTGGCGATGTGAGTTAA
- a CDS encoding MFS transporter, which produces MEIKPDFVEELDSLPDQKQESILKGLLKQPKPAWAVAFACVIAFMGIGLVDPILKSISEQLHATPAETSLLFTSYMLVTGIVMLFSGYISSRIGAKKTILYGLVIIIIFAVLGGFSNSVGELVGFRAGWGLGNALFISTALSAIVGVSVGGTEQSIIMYEAAMGLGMSVGPLLGGLLGSISWRAPFFGVATLMAVAFISVTILLEKIPKPTKKVAFWDGLRALKHKGLLIMGITALFYNFGFFTLLAYSPFRMESYSAMQVGFVFFGWGLCLAISSVFLAPKLQEKFGTKNMMYAALLLFALDLMIMGFGANNSTIISICIIIAGLFQGVNNTLITTAVMEVSPVDRSIASSAYSFIRFTGGALAPWLAGKLADWYNPHVTFWFAAVAVACGALVLFIGKAHLEQIE; this is translated from the coding sequence TTGGAAATAAAGCCAGATTTTGTAGAAGAACTAGATTCACTGCCTGACCAAAAACAGGAAAGTATTTTAAAAGGTTTGTTAAAACAACCTAAACCAGCTTGGGCAGTTGCCTTTGCTTGTGTGATTGCCTTTATGGGAATCGGCTTAGTTGATCCTATTTTAAAATCAATTTCAGAACAATTACATGCAACGCCTGCTGAAACATCGCTATTATTTACAAGTTATATGTTAGTGACAGGAATTGTCATGCTTTTTTCTGGTTACATTTCAAGTCGCATTGGTGCAAAAAAAACAATTTTATATGGACTTGTGATTATCATTATTTTTGCTGTTTTAGGTGGATTTTCTAATTCAGTCGGGGAACTTGTTGGCTTTCGTGCTGGTTGGGGTTTAGGTAATGCCTTATTTATTTCAACAGCTTTATCCGCTATTGTTGGTGTTAGCGTTGGAGGAACCGAACAATCAATTATTATGTATGAAGCGGCTATGGGGTTAGGTATGTCGGTTGGGCCTTTACTCGGCGGATTATTAGGGAGCATTTCATGGCGTGCTCCATTCTTTGGTGTAGCAACCTTAATGGCAGTCGCCTTTATTTCAGTCACAATTCTATTAGAAAAAATCCCTAAACCTACTAAAAAAGTAGCTTTTTGGGATGGATTACGTGCATTAAAACATAAAGGCTTACTTATTATGGGGATTACAGCATTATTTTATAACTTTGGCTTCTTTACACTATTGGCTTATTCACCATTTAGAATGGAAAGTTATAGCGCGATGCAAGTTGGCTTTGTTTTCTTTGGTTGGGGACTTTGCTTAGCTATTTCTTCTGTTTTTCTAGCACCTAAGTTGCAAGAAAAATTCGGAACCAAGAATATGATGTATGCAGCTTTATTATTATTTGCACTTGATTTAATGATTATGGGTTTCGGTGCAAATAATAGTACCATTATTTCTATTTGTATCATTATCGCGGGACTTTTTCAGGGGGTTAACAATACCTTGATAACGACGGCTGTTATGGAAGTTTCACCTGTTGATCGCTCAATTGCTTCTTCGGCTTATAGTTTTATTCGTTTTACTGGTGGGGCTTTAGCTCCTTGGCTTGCTGGAAAGTTAGCAGACTGGTATAACCCGCATGTCACATTTTGGTTTGCTGCAGTTGCAGTAGCCTGTGGAGCTTTGGTTTTATTTATTGGAAAAGCTCATCTGGAACAAATTGAATAG
- a CDS encoding PadR family transcriptional regulator, which translates to MNSLGYTLLSMLVRKPCSGYELKGYLELFWQAHHSQIYPLLTKLEASGYVVYISENDPVHKKIYSITDEGKAFLQEWIEGKTAKPITRDEFLGKLYAVSIIDSNRVKELFEERKSYFQKLAEIHKKTLTEIETQFGPDLDGEGWESSFGRYLICKRRYDMDLSELEWCEWAENLYEKKFK; encoded by the coding sequence ATGAATTCATTAGGTTATACCTTACTTAGTATGTTAGTCCGTAAACCCTGCTCAGGTTATGAATTAAAAGGCTATTTAGAATTATTTTGGCAAGCCCATCATAGTCAGATTTACCCATTACTCACGAAATTAGAAGCATCAGGTTATGTTGTCTATATTTCAGAAAATGATCCTGTTCACAAAAAAATATATTCAATCACAGATGAAGGAAAAGCTTTTTTACAAGAATGGATTGAAGGAAAGACTGCGAAGCCGATTACGAGAGATGAATTTTTAGGCAAGCTATATGCCGTTTCAATTATTGATTCAAATCGAGTGAAAGAATTGTTTGAAGAGCGGAAAAGCTATTTTCAAAAATTAGCTGAAATTCATAAAAAGACCTTAACTGAAATTGAAACTCAATTTGGTCCAGATTTAGATGGAGAAGGTTGGGAATCTTCTTTTGGGCGCTACCTCATTTGTAAACGTCGTTATGATATGGATCTTTCGGAGTTAGAATGGTGTGAATGGGCAGAAAATTTATATGAGAAAAAATTTAAGTAA
- a CDS encoding universal stress protein: protein MHLLVPMDLDKTSKSALKEAILLTEKFKETGKITILHVVNSELSAPVVDSVEDLETKLLAEARDYLAKIKAIVEKKNILVDLNNS, encoded by the coding sequence ATGCATTTATTAGTACCTATGGATCTGGATAAAACATCAAAATCAGCTTTAAAAGAAGCCATTTTGCTAACTGAAAAATTTAAAGAAACAGGAAAAATAACTATTTTACATGTTGTTAATAGTGAGCTAAGTGCTCCTGTGGTTGATTCTGTTGAAGATTTAGAAACAAAACTTCTGGCTGAAGCTCGTGATTATCTAGCCAAAATAAAAGCAATTGTCGAAAAAAAGAATATTCTTGTAGACCTGAATAATTCATAG
- a CDS encoding CatB-related O-acetyltransferase has product MKEFTNWSDTKQLKELITNPLIEVGEGSYYSGYYGNQNFEDGCVRYLWGDEKTKDLFNPIEDFGWKMDKLIIGNYVCIAGGATILMGGNHNHHPDWITVYPFAGHIKESYAPKGDTVIKSDAWIGMNAMIMPGVTIGEGAIVASGSIVVGDVPPYTMVGGNPAKAIKKRFTDKEIKQLLTIRWFDWTADEIKNAEPILMSQSIDKLYEYYQENILN; this is encoded by the coding sequence ATGAAAGAATTTACTAACTGGTCAGATACGAAACAATTAAAGGAACTAATCACAAATCCACTGATTGAGGTGGGAGAGGGTTCATATTATTCTGGCTATTACGGAAACCAAAACTTTGAAGATGGCTGTGTTCGTTATCTTTGGGGTGATGAAAAAACAAAGGATTTATTTAATCCAATCGAAGATTTTGGTTGGAAAATGGATAAACTTATTATTGGAAATTATGTCTGTATTGCTGGCGGTGCCACTATTTTAATGGGTGGGAATCATAACCATCATCCTGATTGGATTACGGTCTACCCTTTTGCAGGGCACATCAAAGAATCCTATGCTCCGAAGGGAGATACGGTTATTAAAAGTGATGCATGGATTGGAATGAATGCCATGATTATGCCTGGTGTAACGATTGGTGAAGGTGCGATTGTGGCTTCGGGTTCAATCGTTGTTGGAGATGTTCCACCTTATACCATGGTTGGGGGCAATCCTGCTAAAGCAATAAAAAAAAGATTTACTGATAAAGAAATTAAACAGCTTTTAACGATACGTTGGTTCGATTGGACTGCGGATGAAATAAAAAATGCTGAACCTATTTTGATGAGTCAGTCGATTGATAAATTATATGAGTATTATCAGGAAAATATTTTAAATTAG
- a CDS encoding DUF4828 domain-containing protein produces the protein MGKKNGLKVLVGLSMLAGVTGSVLFKKQQRKRVRIGKPVFEHFQGQWRKKDDADTQLIFLSISSEGEFFLNQKELAGKIIHATDQKLVFEDSFGYQLVLELTAPGELTLYDDAEEQDYFLEKIVDSEEFSD, from the coding sequence ATGGGTAAAAAAAATGGCTTAAAAGTATTAGTGGGGCTTTCAATGCTCGCCGGGGTAACAGGATCTGTTTTATTTAAGAAACAACAAAGAAAACGGGTGCGTATTGGTAAACCCGTGTTTGAACATTTTCAAGGTCAATGGCGTAAAAAAGATGACGCTGACACACAATTAATTTTCCTATCCATTTCAAGTGAAGGTGAATTCTTTCTAAATCAAAAGGAATTGGCTGGAAAAATCATTCATGCTACAGATCAAAAACTTGTTTTTGAAGATTCATTTGGTTATCAACTTGTTTTAGAGCTGACAGCCCCTGGGGAATTAACCCTTTATGATGATGCAGAGGAACAAGATTATTTCTTAGAAAAAATAGTTGATTCAGAAGAATTCTCTGATTAA